Proteins encoded together in one Chryseobacterium taklimakanense window:
- a CDS encoding PPK2 family polyphosphate kinase: MDLDFSDNYLAKGKIKLKNFDTHYAGGLTKDEGEKMLLDEKKKLYELQERLYADGRKSLLIVLQAMDAAGKDSLIEHVFGGVNPQGCEVTSFKEPTSQEYEHDFLWRHYIALPEKGKIGIFNRSHYESVLVCKVHPGYNLSEKVWTDVAQFDDEFWDNRYESIENFEKHLAQNGTEIVKIFLYVSRDEQKKRFLDRINEQEKNWKFSMGDLKERALWDQYVKAYEEAISRTSKDHAPWYIIPADQKWFARIAAIQIIIDTLEKMDLKYPELPAEEAAQLDEAKRMLESE; the protein is encoded by the coding sequence ATGGATCTGGATTTCAGTGATAATTATTTAGCAAAAGGAAAAATTAAATTAAAGAATTTCGACACCCATTATGCAGGCGGACTTACAAAAGATGAAGGTGAAAAAATGCTTCTGGACGAGAAGAAGAAACTGTACGAACTACAGGAAAGGCTCTACGCCGACGGAAGAAAATCGCTGCTCATCGTACTTCAAGCCATGGATGCAGCCGGAAAAGACAGCCTGATCGAACATGTTTTCGGTGGTGTTAATCCGCAGGGATGCGAAGTGACAAGCTTTAAGGAACCGACTTCGCAGGAATATGAGCACGATTTCCTGTGGAGACATTATATTGCCCTCCCCGAGAAAGGAAAAATCGGAATTTTCAACCGTTCGCATTATGAAAGTGTTTTGGTGTGCAAAGTGCATCCGGGCTACAACCTCAGCGAAAAAGTATGGACCGATGTTGCCCAGTTTGATGACGAATTTTGGGATAACCGCTACGAAAGCATCGAAAATTTTGAAAAACATCTCGCACAAAACGGTACTGAAATCGTTAAAATCTTTCTTTACGTTTCCCGCGACGAGCAAAAGAAAAGATTCCTTGACCGGATCAATGAACAGGAAAAAAACTGGAAATTCAGCATGGGCGACCTGAAGGAACGTGCACTTTGGGACCAGTATGTGAAGGCTTATGAAGAAGCCATCAGCCGTACCTCAAAAGACCATGCACCGTGGTACATCATACCTGCTGATCAGAAGTGGTTTGCCCGCATTGCTGCCATACAGATCATCATCGACACGCTGGAAAAAATGGATTTAAAATATCCTGAACTTCCCGCCGAAGAAGCTGCACAGCTTGATGAAGCGAAAAGGATGCTGGAGAGTGAATAA
- a CDS encoding DUF1573 domain-containing protein yields the protein MKKLFAGMLMLGTVAFASAQTITFNTVNLDYGTVKPNADGNRTFIVKNTGDKPLVISRVQPSCGCTTPDWSKEPIMPGKTGEIKVHYDTAGLGEFQKSIDVYSNDPVNGRSVIFIKGKVDPNASEVAAANANEKSAVAPNKKSTKKNAAKK from the coding sequence ATGAAAAAATTGTTTGCAGGCATGCTTATGCTGGGTACAGTGGCTTTCGCTTCTGCACAAACGATTACATTCAACACAGTAAACCTTGATTATGGTACTGTAAAACCTAATGCGGACGGAAACAGAACATTCATAGTAAAAAATACAGGTGATAAACCATTGGTAATCAGCAGAGTTCAGCCATCATGCGGCTGCACGACGCCAGACTGGAGCAAAGAGCCGATCATGCCGGGTAAAACCGGAGAAATCAAGGTTCACTACGATACTGCGGGCCTTGGTGAATTCCAGAAGTCTATCGATGTTTATTCCAACGACCCTGTAAATGGAAGATCAGTTATTTTCATCAAAGGCAAAGTTGATCCAAACGCGTCTGAAGTTGCTGCTGCAAATGCTAACGAAAAATCAGCAGTTGCACCGAATAAAAAAAGCACAAAGAAGAATGCGGCTAAAAAATAA
- a CDS encoding valine--tRNA ligase, translating to MQISDKYNPGETESKWYSYWMENNYFHSTPDERPPYTIVIPPPNVTGILHMGHMLNNTIQDVLVRRARMNGFNACWVPGTDHASIATEAKVVAKLKSEGISKSDITREEFLKHAWEWTDKYGGTILEQLKKLGASCDWERTRFTMEPKLSQQVIKSFVDLYNKGLIYRGYRMVNWDPEAKTNISDEEVIYKEQNGKLYYLKYKIDGSEEFLSVATTRPETIFGDTAVCINPNDERYAHLRGKKVIVPVVNRIVPIIEDDYVDIEFGTGALKITPAHDVNDYEIGQRHNLPMIDSMDDDANLNEHGLHYSGKNRFDVRKLIVKELEEKDLLLKAEDYVNKVGTSERTGAVIEPKISVQWFLKMSEIAKPALDVVMNDEIKFHPEKFKNTYKHWMNNIRDWNISRQLWWGQQIPAYYYGDGEEDFVVAETVEEALELAKQKSGNHSLEPANLKQDEDALDTWFSSWLWPISVFDGLIDPDNEDIKYYYPTSDLVTGPDIIFFWVARMIMAGIEWRGEVPFKNVYFTGIVRDKQRRKMSKSLGNSPDPLELIEKYGADSVRVGILLSSAAGNDLLFDEDLMLQGRNFATKIWNAYRLMQNWNKDETIKPNNADLQTIEWFENQLNKTIVEIDDQFSKFRISDGLHLIYKLIWDDFCSWYLEAIKPNYGEPISAEVYNKSIAFFEELLKLLHPFMPFLTEELWHNISERTPEQALIISQQKKATDFSEEIIKNFETSKEIISGIRNYRQSKGISPRETVELFTSAGEFANEDVVKKLANISGINFGQKTDKPSFTFLVGANEISVPLSENLDLEQEKTKTEEELNYLKGFLISVEKKLSNEKFVSGAPANVVENERKKQKDAQDKIALLEEKLKTL from the coding sequence ATGCAGATTTCAGATAAATATAATCCGGGAGAAACCGAATCGAAATGGTACAGTTACTGGATGGAAAACAATTATTTCCACTCCACACCGGATGAACGCCCGCCTTATACCATTGTAATTCCGCCACCCAATGTTACGGGGATCCTGCATATGGGCCACATGCTGAATAACACGATTCAGGATGTATTGGTGAGAAGGGCGCGGATGAACGGCTTCAACGCCTGTTGGGTTCCCGGCACAGACCACGCGTCGATCGCTACGGAAGCCAAAGTGGTGGCAAAGCTGAAATCTGAAGGTATCAGCAAATCAGATATCACCAGGGAAGAATTCCTGAAGCACGCCTGGGAATGGACCGACAAGTATGGCGGGACCATCCTGGAGCAGCTGAAAAAACTCGGCGCTTCCTGCGACTGGGAAAGAACGCGTTTCACGATGGAGCCTAAACTTTCTCAGCAGGTCATTAAATCTTTTGTTGATCTTTACAATAAAGGCCTCATTTACCGCGGTTACAGGATGGTGAATTGGGATCCGGAAGCAAAAACCAATATTTCTGATGAAGAAGTAATCTACAAAGAGCAAAACGGAAAACTTTATTACTTAAAATATAAAATTGATGGTTCCGAAGAATTTCTTTCCGTGGCAACCACACGTCCGGAAACCATTTTCGGCGACACTGCGGTTTGTATTAATCCAAATGATGAGCGCTATGCCCATTTGAGAGGAAAAAAAGTTATTGTTCCTGTTGTAAACCGTATCGTTCCCATTATCGAGGATGATTATGTGGATATAGAATTCGGTACCGGAGCTTTGAAAATTACTCCGGCTCATGACGTAAATGATTACGAAATCGGGCAGCGCCACAACCTTCCGATGATCGATTCTATGGACGATGATGCTAATTTGAATGAGCACGGACTGCATTACAGCGGTAAAAACCGCTTCGATGTACGAAAACTGATTGTGAAGGAGCTTGAAGAAAAGGATTTGCTTTTAAAAGCTGAAGACTACGTCAATAAAGTTGGAACTTCTGAAAGGACCGGCGCAGTCATTGAACCGAAAATTTCAGTGCAGTGGTTCCTGAAAATGTCTGAGATTGCCAAACCGGCTTTGGATGTGGTGATGAATGATGAAATCAAGTTTCACCCGGAAAAATTCAAGAATACTTACAAACACTGGATGAATAACATCCGCGACTGGAATATCTCCCGCCAGCTGTGGTGGGGACAGCAGATCCCGGCGTATTATTACGGAGATGGGGAGGAGGATTTTGTCGTTGCTGAAACTGTTGAGGAAGCGTTGGAACTTGCAAAACAAAAATCAGGAAATCACAGTCTTGAGCCTGCGAACTTAAAACAGGACGAAGACGCACTCGACACCTGGTTCTCTTCCTGGTTATGGCCGATTTCTGTGTTTGACGGATTGATTGATCCTGACAATGAAGATATTAAATATTATTATCCAACCTCAGACCTGGTAACCGGTCCGGATATTATCTTCTTCTGGGTCGCAAGAATGATCATGGCCGGAATCGAATGGCGCGGTGAAGTTCCGTTTAAAAATGTATACTTCACCGGAATCGTTCGCGATAAGCAAAGACGTAAAATGTCCAAATCGCTTGGAAACTCTCCGGATCCGTTGGAGCTGATTGAAAAATATGGTGCCGACAGCGTGCGTGTGGGAATTCTCCTGAGCTCCGCAGCCGGAAATGACCTTCTTTTTGACGAGGATCTTATGCTGCAGGGAAGAAATTTCGCCACAAAAATATGGAACGCTTACCGATTGATGCAGAACTGGAACAAGGATGAAACCATTAAACCAAATAATGCAGATCTACAGACCATAGAATGGTTCGAAAATCAACTCAATAAGACCATTGTTGAAATTGATGACCAGTTCTCGAAATTCAGGATCTCTGATGGTTTGCACCTGATTTACAAACTGATCTGGGACGATTTCTGTTCGTGGTATCTCGAAGCAATCAAGCCAAATTATGGCGAGCCAATCTCAGCTGAAGTTTATAATAAATCGATTGCATTTTTTGAAGAGCTGTTGAAACTGCTTCATCCATTTATGCCGTTCCTCACCGAGGAACTGTGGCACAATATCAGCGAAAGAACCCCTGAGCAGGCACTGATCATTTCACAACAGAAAAAAGCCACAGATTTCAGTGAAGAGATTATCAAAAATTTTGAAACCTCAAAAGAAATCATATCCGGGATTAGAAATTACCGCCAAAGTAAAGGGATTTCGCCCCGTGAAACGGTTGAGCTCTTTACTTCAGCAGGTGAATTTGCCAATGAAGATGTGGTGAAAAAACTCGCCAATATTTCCGGAATTAATTTTGGCCAAAAAACAGATAAGCCGAGCTTCACCTTCCTGGTTGGAGCCAATGAGATTTCAGTTCCACTGAGCGAAAATTTAGATCTGGAGCAGGAAAAAACCAAGACAGAAGAAGAACTGAACTACCTGAAAGGCTTCCTGATTTCCGTAGAAAAGAAACTTTCGAACGAGAAATTTGTTTCCGGAGCGCCTGCAAATGTGGTAGAAAACGAACGAAAAAAGCAGAAAGATGCCCAGGACAAGATCGCGCTTTTGGAAGAGAAATTGAAAACGCTATAA
- a CDS encoding DUF4241 domain-containing protein, with amino-acid sequence MQHIENISKLFSKNFVENPLIETFEAGKIYLPTGQVVACDPLIMSGMNPFNTQFPSGEFPVFVHKERESNCVAYVEIVFSNEEIAGWKMATTEDQDVAELQDGEVFGYPIESGMGCFMDFETQESLNRLEKRLFHRKGADFMGIYEEFFHEHFFDENGAIDQYAFLKPDEEKPGTIFSFEAGYGEGFYASYIGFGKDGQPRKLVTEFIEIVS; translated from the coding sequence ATGCAGCACATCGAAAACATATCCAAACTCTTCAGCAAAAATTTTGTTGAAAACCCGCTGATAGAAACTTTTGAAGCCGGAAAAATTTATTTGCCCACCGGCCAGGTTGTGGCATGCGATCCGCTGATTATGAGCGGGATGAATCCGTTTAATACTCAGTTTCCGAGCGGTGAATTCCCGGTTTTCGTGCATAAGGAAAGAGAAAGCAACTGCGTGGCTTATGTGGAAATTGTCTTTAGTAATGAAGAGATTGCAGGATGGAAAATGGCCACCACAGAAGATCAGGACGTGGCGGAGCTTCAGGATGGAGAAGTTTTCGGCTACCCGATCGAATCTGGAATGGGCTGTTTCATGGATTTCGAAACCCAGGAAAGTCTTAATCGCTTGGAAAAAAGGCTTTTTCACCGGAAAGGTGCAGATTTCATGGGGATTTACGAAGAATTTTTCCATGAGCATTTCTTTGATGAAAACGGTGCTATAGACCAATATGCTTTTCTAAAACCTGACGAAGAAAAACCCGGAACCATATTTTCTTTTGAAGCGGGTTACGGTGAGGGCTTCTACGCCAGTTATATTGGTTTTGGAAAAGACGGGCAACCGCGGAAGCTGGTAACTGAATTTATCGAAATTGTAAGTTAA
- a CDS encoding ribokinase encodes MTISAEQPRIIVVGSSSVDLVLNTEHHPMPNETVMAYRSENFFGGKGANQAVGTARLGASVYFIGCVGMDPLGQQVMRNLVDEGVNVGFVAETENAATGTAYVTAAEGKNAIVVVPAANLFLRTKDVDAAEQYFSSADLVLIQLEIPMEVVEHTVKLAKKYNKKVGVYAAPALKLPQEVIDYASFIVAKSYELKTVFGDVSSEEIMKKYADKLFVRDDTNSTTYFNGSEMKYYRNDHDDVHNKMGMGDAFTSGFSIALCHGNPIDECVKFGNAVSLKVAKNRGSQSGLPYLKDMF; translated from the coding sequence ATGACCATAAGTGCAGAGCAGCCAAGAATTATTGTAGTTGGCAGTTCCTCGGTAGATCTGGTGCTGAACACAGAACATCACCCGATGCCAAACGAAACCGTGATGGCTTACAGATCCGAGAATTTTTTCGGCGGAAAAGGTGCTAATCAGGCAGTTGGTACAGCGCGTCTTGGTGCGAGCGTGTATTTCATTGGATGCGTCGGTATGGATCCGCTTGGGCAGCAGGTGATGCGTAATCTTGTGGATGAAGGCGTGAATGTCGGGTTTGTTGCCGAAACTGAGAATGCCGCAACCGGAACAGCTTATGTAACCGCTGCCGAAGGCAAAAACGCAATTGTCGTCGTGCCGGCGGCGAACCTTTTTTTGCGCACTAAGGATGTGGATGCCGCGGAGCAGTATTTCAGTTCTGCAGATTTGGTTTTGATTCAGCTTGAGATACCGATGGAAGTGGTGGAGCATACGGTAAAACTGGCCAAAAAATATAACAAAAAAGTGGGTGTTTACGCCGCGCCAGCGCTCAAACTCCCACAGGAAGTGATTGATTACGCAAGTTTTATCGTAGCGAAAAGTTACGAGCTGAAAACTGTTTTTGGTGATGTATCAAGCGAGGAAATCATGAAAAAATATGCGGACAAGCTTTTTGTGCGTGATGATACCAATTCAACCACTTATTTCAACGGTTCCGAGATGAAGTATTACCGCAACGATCACGATGATGTACACAACAAAATGGGCATGGGCGATGCGTTTACCTCCGGTTTTTCGATAGCGCTTTGCCACGGAAATCCGATTGATGAATGCGTGAAATTCGGAAATGCAGTGTCTTTGAAAGTTGCCAAGAACAGAGGTTCGCAAAGTGGCCTTCCTTATTTGAAGGACATGTTTTAA
- a CDS encoding alpha/beta hydrolase family protein translates to MKEIKLKTADGCEITAHIFSPKADNGKLLLINAATGVKQQIYFSFAKYFAEHGFTVLTYDYRGIGLSKPSKMRGFKASMRIWGTQDYKTLTEYIMTNFKNHHKFCLGHSVGALILGMNEDSQIFEKFVFVGTQDAFIGHLPLSVRPMALLGFGIAVPVTSSLLGYFPAHWFGLGESLPKGSAYDWRKLILNRKSTGKLFAQIEKDHSKSLHQETLVIYAEDDPWVKMKGMESLMNKGYSNIRKRYREVKISESPKKEIGHINFFRSYNKRLWKIVLDYLA, encoded by the coding sequence ATGAAAGAGATCAAACTGAAAACCGCAGATGGCTGTGAAATTACGGCCCATATATTTTCACCGAAGGCAGATAATGGCAAACTGTTGCTCATCAACGCTGCAACCGGCGTGAAACAGCAGATTTATTTTTCGTTTGCAAAATATTTTGCCGAACACGGCTTTACGGTACTGACCTACGATTACCGCGGAATAGGGCTTTCAAAACCTTCAAAGATGCGCGGCTTTAAAGCTTCCATGCGAATTTGGGGCACACAGGATTACAAAACGTTGACCGAATACATAATGACAAATTTCAAAAACCACCATAAATTTTGCCTTGGTCATTCGGTGGGCGCGCTGATTTTGGGAATGAATGAGGATTCGCAGATTTTTGAAAAATTTGTTTTCGTGGGAACACAGGATGCATTTATCGGACATTTGCCCCTAAGCGTCAGGCCAATGGCGCTGCTCGGTTTTGGGATTGCAGTACCGGTTACGTCATCGTTACTGGGCTATTTTCCGGCCCATTGGTTTGGTTTGGGCGAATCTTTACCAAAAGGGAGTGCGTACGATTGGCGTAAGCTAATTTTAAACAGAAAATCTACGGGAAAACTTTTTGCACAGATCGAAAAGGACCATTCAAAATCCCTCCATCAGGAGACGCTGGTCATCTATGCGGAGGATGATCCCTGGGTGAAGATGAAGGGTATGGAAAGCCTGATGAACAAAGGATACAGCAACATCCGGAAACGGTACCGGGAGGTTAAAATTTCGGAATCTCCTAAAAAAGAAATCGGGCATATCAATTTTTTCCGGAGTTATAATAAAAGGCTGTGGAAAATCGTACTAGATTATCTGGCGTAG
- a CDS encoding HD domain-containing protein: MSEKISQTINFVKEKLTGAEAGHDWFHIERVWKNSKKIAENVDCNLQVVELAALLHDIADPKFHDGDETLALKISEDFLKSIEVENALIEKVLFIIKNISFKNRGEVLEETPIELKIVRDADRLDAIGAIGIARTFNFGGFKNNLMYDPEIPPKLDMTKEEYKKSNGTTINHFYEKLLLLKDLMNTETGKSMAEDRHQFMLKFLDQFYKEWNSED; the protein is encoded by the coding sequence ATGTCTGAAAAAATTTCCCAAACTATAAATTTCGTTAAAGAAAAACTCACCGGTGCAGAAGCCGGCCACGATTGGTTCCACATCGAAAGGGTTTGGAAGAATTCAAAGAAAATTGCTGAAAATGTAGACTGTAATCTGCAGGTTGTTGAACTCGCAGCGCTGCTTCATGATATTGCCGATCCAAAATTTCACGACGGCGATGAAACCTTAGCCCTGAAAATTTCTGAAGATTTTTTAAAGTCTATAGAGGTTGAAAATGCATTGATTGAAAAGGTTCTTTTCATCATTAAAAATATTTCCTTTAAAAACAGAGGCGAGGTTTTAGAAGAAACTCCAATAGAACTGAAAATAGTGCGGGATGCGGACCGTCTTGATGCGATTGGCGCGATTGGCATTGCCCGGACTTTCAATTTCGGAGGCTTTAAAAATAATCTGATGTACGATCCGGAAATTCCACCAAAACTTGATATGACGAAAGAGGAATACAAAAAATCCAACGGGACCACCATCAACCATTTCTACGAAAAACTGCTTTTGCTAAAAGATCTGATGAACACTGAAACCGGAAAATCCATGGCTGAAGACCGCCACCAGTTTATGCTTAAGTTTCTGGATCAGTTCTACAAAGAGTGGAATTCTGAAGATTGA
- a CDS encoding efflux RND transporter periplasmic adaptor subunit codes for MKKKFTFKKAMYIFLGLLLALGLFAGIGYLITSNSKESEVFLTKKPTVQNMEDKVMATGKIVPREEIEIKPNMSGIIDKVLVTEGDQVSMGQLIATLKIVPSVQSVNAAQQEINNANLQISNAKVNLNTQQQQFAMQQRLYSQGVISKQEFLTAQQQLQNAQIQVRNANQQLSTAQKNLQIARTGVTPELQGLATTQIRSKANGTVLEVPVKVGSQVIEANQFNAGTTIASVANLSSLIFEGNIDEAQAGKLKEGMTMNIVIGALQNKKFPGKLTMIAPKGKDENGTIKFPVEGDVFNPNNEYIRAGFSANGEIVLSTQNNALLLEESLIQYEKKDGKDVPFVEVKQKDGKFIKRNVKLGASDGINVQILSGLTKDSEVKVWNPSDKDKEALKEKKK; via the coding sequence ATGAAAAAGAAGTTCACCTTTAAAAAAGCAATGTACATTTTCCTGGGTCTGCTCCTGGCTCTCGGGCTTTTTGCCGGAATCGGCTACCTTATCACTTCCAATTCCAAAGAAAGCGAAGTCTTCCTCACTAAAAAACCCACCGTACAGAATATGGAGGACAAGGTAATGGCGACAGGGAAAATCGTTCCGCGTGAAGAAATCGAAATCAAACCCAATATGTCGGGAATTATCGACAAAGTTTTGGTGACCGAAGGTGATCAGGTGAGCATGGGGCAACTCATCGCAACGCTGAAAATTGTGCCGAGTGTACAAAGTGTGAACGCGGCTCAACAGGAAATCAATAATGCCAACCTACAGATATCAAATGCAAAAGTAAATTTGAACACGCAGCAGCAGCAGTTTGCAATGCAGCAAAGGCTTTACTCGCAGGGCGTCATTTCAAAACAGGAGTTCCTTACTGCCCAACAGCAACTTCAGAACGCCCAAATTCAGGTAAGAAATGCCAATCAGCAGCTTTCAACCGCACAGAAAAACTTACAAATCGCAAGAACCGGTGTAACACCTGAGCTTCAGGGGCTTGCAACGACTCAAATACGATCAAAGGCTAACGGAACCGTACTCGAAGTGCCCGTGAAAGTCGGCAGCCAGGTTATCGAGGCCAACCAGTTCAACGCCGGAACTACCATTGCATCGGTGGCAAATTTAAGCTCTTTAATTTTTGAAGGTAACATCGATGAGGCCCAAGCCGGAAAACTGAAGGAAGGCATGACTATGAATATTGTGATCGGCGCCTTGCAGAATAAGAAATTTCCTGGCAAGCTTACCATGATTGCCCCGAAAGGTAAAGATGAGAACGGAACGATAAAATTCCCTGTGGAGGGCGATGTCTTCAACCCAAATAATGAATATATCAGGGCGGGATTTTCTGCCAACGGCGAGATTGTCCTCAGCACGCAAAACAATGCATTACTGCTCGAGGAATCCCTGATTCAATATGAAAAGAAGGACGGAAAGGATGTTCCTTTCGTTGAGGTAAAACAGAAGGACGGAAAATTCATAAAGCGAAATGTAAAACTCGGAGCCAGCGACGGCATCAACGTGCAGATTCTCTCCGGCCTGACTAAAGATTCCGAAGTAAAAGTATGGAATCCAAGCGATAAAGACAAGGAAGCTTTAAAGGAAAAAAAGAAATAA
- a CDS encoding ABC transporter permease: MNILFKKDTWQEIYHSLRNNKLRTLLTMIGVAWGMFLYVSLLGAAKGMQNGFDKLFSGFATNSIFMWGQNTNIPYAGFPKGRKVDLHLADIEMLQKKIPDIDYISPQNSRGNFGSPGEQMSRNGKTATYTLTGDYPIGNKISEKKLIYGRYLNDADLSGNKNVVVIGEEIYKNFFDHKKNENPLGKSINIKGMFFNVIGVFRSKKGGGIENDQTSYIPLSTYTKMYNDGDKVDFFAIVSKPDAGLTSVEERVKTEMKKKYDISPDDTNAYGSFNLGKEFAKFTGFMKGMQLLTIIVGTLTILAGVIAISNILLITVKERTKEIGIRRAIGAKPTEVRNQILLESVVITLTSGMLGFIFGILLLMILDIFTRNQDEFPFYNPTVDYTNVFSAMAVMVTLGLIVGMIPAQRAVKIRPIEALRSE, encoded by the coding sequence ATGAACATCCTATTCAAAAAAGATACCTGGCAGGAAATCTACCACTCCCTGCGAAACAACAAACTGCGTACGCTGCTTACGATGATTGGCGTTGCGTGGGGCATGTTTCTGTACGTTTCGCTCCTTGGTGCTGCGAAAGGGATGCAGAATGGATTCGACAAACTTTTTTCGGGATTTGCCACCAATTCAATTTTTATGTGGGGGCAAAATACCAATATTCCATACGCCGGATTTCCGAAAGGCAGAAAAGTAGACCTGCATCTGGCGGATATTGAAATGCTTCAGAAAAAAATTCCGGACATCGATTATATTTCGCCACAGAATTCCCGCGGAAACTTCGGAAGTCCGGGAGAGCAAATGTCAAGAAATGGGAAAACCGCCACCTATACCCTCACCGGCGACTACCCGATCGGCAACAAAATTTCAGAGAAAAAACTGATTTACGGCCGGTATCTGAATGATGCTGATCTTTCCGGAAACAAAAATGTGGTGGTGATCGGCGAAGAAATCTATAAAAACTTTTTTGACCATAAAAAAAATGAAAATCCGCTCGGGAAATCCATCAATATCAAAGGAATGTTCTTTAATGTAATCGGTGTTTTCAGGTCAAAAAAAGGCGGCGGAATTGAAAATGACCAGACGTCTTATATTCCGCTTTCGACCTATACCAAAATGTATAACGACGGCGACAAAGTTGACTTTTTCGCCATCGTAAGCAAACCCGATGCTGGCCTGACGAGCGTAGAAGAGCGTGTAAAAACGGAAATGAAAAAGAAATATGACATTTCCCCCGATGATACCAACGCCTACGGAAGTTTTAATTTAGGTAAAGAATTCGCCAAGTTTACAGGTTTTATGAAGGGCATGCAGCTGCTCACCATCATTGTTGGCACGCTGACCATTCTGGCCGGAGTGATTGCCATCTCAAACATCCTTTTAATCACCGTAAAAGAACGTACTAAAGAAATTGGAATCCGCCGTGCGATCGGTGCAAAACCGACCGAAGTTCGCAACCAGATCTTACTGGAAAGTGTGGTCATTACTCTCACCTCAGGAATGCTCGGATTTATTTTCGGGATTCTGCTGCTGATGATTTTAGATATTTTCACCAGGAATCAGGATGAATTCCCGTTTTATAACCCGACCGTCGATTACACCAACGTTTTTTCTGCAATGGCAGTGATGGTGACACTTGGTTTAATTGTCGGGATGATCCCGGCGCAGAGAGCAGTCAAGATTCGACCGATCGAAGCTTTGAGAAGCGAATGA
- a CDS encoding ABC transporter permease, protein MFDTDRWLEIFASIRSNVLRTVLSGFTVALGLYIFIVLFGIGTGLQNAFTQGFARDAQNLISIFTGKTTIAYGGLQSDREVVLKNEDYEEIVDSDRSKVEYASPRYSANLPVKYGKESGNYQISGTNAEEKNIENRKLIDGRYLNPRDLENKRYVAVIGRMVQRDLIKNGSPIGKELEINGTMFKVIGVFSDDGGDFEERMISIPITTLQQMKKGSDTVNTVYITYDQNLTPDKAIEYSDKLEKQLKSKHKVSPDDESAIRVRNNAKNLSETFQFMFILTLIVGFIGMGTLLAGIIGISNIMVYIVKERTKEIGVRKAIGAKPKSIVGLIIQESIVITVISGLIGVGLGVLTLTLIGDSLEEYFILDPSVGWGIIAAAFVSLIISGLVAGFVPAYRASKIKPIEALRTE, encoded by the coding sequence ATGTTCGATACCGACCGTTGGCTTGAAATTTTCGCTTCCATAAGAAGCAATGTACTGAGGACTGTACTTTCAGGCTTCACGGTAGCGCTAGGCCTTTATATTTTTATAGTTTTATTTGGTATTGGCACGGGTTTGCAGAACGCTTTTACCCAAGGTTTTGCAAGGGATGCGCAGAATTTGATCTCGATTTTTACCGGCAAAACTACGATTGCTTACGGTGGTTTGCAGTCTGACCGTGAAGTCGTTTTAAAAAATGAAGATTACGAGGAAATCGTAGATTCCGACCGGAGCAAGGTTGAATATGCCTCACCAAGATACTCTGCCAATTTACCTGTGAAATACGGCAAAGAAAGTGGAAACTACCAGATTAGCGGCACCAACGCTGAGGAAAAAAACATTGAAAACCGCAAACTTATTGACGGCCGTTATCTCAACCCAAGAGATCTGGAAAACAAACGATATGTCGCCGTAATCGGCAGAATGGTGCAGCGCGACCTCATCAAAAACGGCAGCCCGATCGGAAAAGAACTTGAAATCAACGGAACGATGTTTAAAGTAATCGGCGTATTCTCTGATGACGGCGGCGATTTTGAAGAACGAATGATTTCTATACCCATCACCACCCTTCAGCAAATGAAAAAAGGTTCGGACACCGTGAACACCGTTTACATTACTTATGACCAGAATCTCACACCCGACAAAGCCATTGAATACAGTGACAAACTTGAAAAACAGCTCAAAAGCAAACACAAGGTATCGCCCGATGATGAAAGTGCCATCCGGGTAAGGAACAACGCCAAAAACCTGAGCGAAACATTTCAGTTTATGTTCATTCTCACGCTGATTGTAGGTTTTATCGGAATGGGAACTTTATTGGCCGGAATCATCGGCATCAGCAATATCATGGTTTATATCGTTAAGGAAAGAACCAAAGAAATCGGTGTACGAAAAGCCATCGGAGCAAAACCCAAAAGCATTGTTGGACTTATCATTCAGGAAAGCATCGTGATTACCGTCATTTCAGGACTGATTGGTGTTGGCTTGGGCGTTCTGACCTTAACTCTGATTGGTGACAGCCTGGAAGAATATTTCATCCTGGATCCGAGCGTGGGTTGGGGAATCATCGCCGCCGCTTTTGTGAGCCTCATCATTTCCGGACTTGTCGCCGGATTTGTACCGGCATACAGAGCGAGTAAGATTAAGCCCATTGAGGCACTGAGAACGGAGTGA